A window from Flavobacterium gyeonganense encodes these proteins:
- a CDS encoding M20/M25/M40 family metallo-hydrolase has translation MAQTFYKHDKYLSSDKLEGRFPGTKGNNEAAAYIKKYFKKYGLKKFDNNYYQPFSLFVKEGINKMKSDSVSTQNVVGYLEGSDEKLKNEYIVIGAHYDHWGWGGQNSGSKKKEAFAIHNGADDNASGVSALLCILEELSKAKVKPKRSIIFISFSGEEEGLLGSKYFVSHLPVQKEAVKVMLNMDMVGRLNEEKQIYMGGAGTFPDGVELMKKLGETSNLNPVVHAGEVGGSDHVSFYKAGISAVGFHTGGHPQYHTPEDDIDFINSQGGALVTQYIYNALIAIANNPQQLYFIKQD, from the coding sequence TTGGCACAGACATTCTATAAACACGACAAATACCTTTCTTCGGATAAGTTAGAAGGGCGTTTTCCGGGAACCAAAGGCAATAATGAAGCGGCTGCTTACATCAAAAAATATTTTAAGAAATACGGTTTAAAAAAATTTGATAATAATTATTATCAGCCTTTCAGCCTTTTTGTGAAAGAAGGAATAAACAAGATGAAATCAGATAGTGTTTCGACTCAAAATGTTGTCGGATATCTTGAAGGTTCCGATGAAAAACTGAAGAACGAATATATAGTAATAGGCGCTCATTATGATCATTGGGGATGGGGAGGACAAAATTCAGGCAGTAAAAAGAAAGAAGCTTTCGCAATTCATAACGGAGCAGATGACAATGCTTCAGGAGTTTCGGCTTTACTCTGTATACTTGAGGAATTATCAAAAGCTAAAGTCAAGCCCAAAAGAAGTATCATTTTTATCTCTTTTAGTGGTGAAGAGGAGGGACTGTTAGGTTCTAAATATTTCGTATCTCATTTGCCGGTTCAAAAAGAGGCTGTAAAAGTAATGTTGAATATGGATATGGTGGGAAGGCTAAATGAAGAAAAGCAAATTTACATGGGAGGTGCCGGAACTTTTCCAGATGGAGTAGAATTGATGAAGAAATTAGGAGAAACCAGTAACCTTAATCCAGTTGTGCATGCGGGTGAAGTAGGAGGCTCTGATCATGTCTCGTTTTATAAAGCTGGTATATCTGCTGTGGGATTTCATACCGGAGGCCACCCACAATACCATACACCCGAAGACGATATTGATTTCATAAATAGTCAGGGAGGCGCTTTGGTAACGCAATACATTTACAATGCTTTAATAGCCATTGCAAATAATCCGCAGCAACTCTATTTTATCAAGCAGGATTAG
- a CDS encoding sialidase family protein: MPLKFNCVVLLFLLTAFSCRSLQTIPEAVTITQNYITENPVTTMSHASTLVEVEPNVLLAAWFGGKYEGAKDVSIYMSSYKQKKWSASKKIVEPLIKNGDTLPCWNPVLFKSKAQNLYLFYKWGKNPREWFGAMIVSKDNGNTWSEAKYLPKGILGPIRNKPLETTPGVILCGSSIESIDDNKWRVFIETYTEATDSWTITDINDRKNFDIIQPTFLVHSAKEIQILSRSRHNKLISSLSEDNGKTWQKTDSINVVNSNSGVDALTLSNKSFLLVNNPLKMGKDWFNGRNVLDVEYSNDGVSWKKLFDLENQKEGEFSYPAIIQTSDKKVHILYTYNRIFIKHTTFDLKKKNEKNVLFLTNE, encoded by the coding sequence ATGCCTTTGAAATTTAATTGTGTAGTGCTGTTATTCCTTCTGACAGCTTTTTCCTGTAGGTCATTACAAACTATTCCGGAAGCCGTTACTATCACTCAAAATTACATTACCGAAAATCCTGTTACAACAATGAGCCACGCCTCAACATTGGTTGAAGTAGAACCTAACGTTCTCTTGGCTGCCTGGTTTGGCGGAAAATATGAAGGTGCGAAAGATGTCAGTATTTATATGTCTTCTTATAAACAAAAAAAATGGTCGGCCTCTAAAAAAATTGTTGAACCATTAATTAAAAATGGAGATACACTGCCTTGCTGGAATCCGGTTTTATTTAAAAGTAAGGCTCAAAATTTATATTTGTTTTATAAATGGGGGAAAAATCCACGAGAATGGTTTGGAGCCATGATAGTTTCTAAAGATAACGGAAACACCTGGAGCGAGGCAAAATATCTTCCAAAAGGAATATTAGGGCCAATTCGAAACAAACCTCTGGAAACTACTCCCGGAGTTATTTTATGCGGAAGCAGTATCGAAAGTATCGATGATAATAAATGGAGAGTATTTATAGAAACGTACACCGAAGCAACAGACAGCTGGACAATAACGGATATTAATGACAGGAAGAATTTTGATATCATACAGCCCACTTTTTTAGTTCATTCGGCTAAAGAGATTCAGATTTTATCACGAAGCAGGCACAATAAATTGATTTCAAGCTTGTCAGAAGATAATGGCAAAACCTGGCAGAAAACAGACAGTATAAACGTTGTGAATTCGAATTCGGGAGTAGATGCACTAACTTTATCGAATAAATCATTTTTATTGGTTAATAATCCTTTAAAGATGGGTAAAGACTGGTTTAACGGAAGAAATGTTCTCGATGTAGAATATTCTAATGATGGTGTGTCATGGAAGAAATTATTTGATTTAGAAAATCAAAAAGAAGGCGAATTCAGTTATCCCGCCATTATCCAGACCTCAGATAAAAAGGTACATATATTATATACGTATAATCGTATATTTATTAAGCACACTACTTTTGATTTAAAAAAAAAGAATGAAAAAAATGTCTTGTTTTTAACTAATGAATAA
- a CDS encoding SusD/RagB family nutrient-binding outer membrane lipoprotein, with translation MRKLLYISLTTAAVFFSSCSKDDFADAYPNPSTVETTTVSKQFAGFMKINFEDVIPSYWNYYTVLKSTSLSYTQAHGFINSSGRYVSGAAPVNRWDRFYKFMAQYRELEKVMASLPAAMQTENRIYTITSTIYLYDHTQKMIDNYGDIPFSQAGKISLTGGNYGAALAKYDNQTELYTLMLDQLKAFSAELNSITLSAGVALEFKNQDLINKGDLVSWKNYCNSLRLKLLNRVSAVPAFTARTNTEMAEIIASGQIVDENSENIAFRVYTQDGDLDTSGFINALEDDLNNLAPKPMIDHMNANNDPRKPWLFERGSRTVNNVVIVAPTYEGLDPTLASGAQTQLITDGKIAVYNRSVLSRNKWLPGTLINAPEINLLLAEYYSRNGNAATAKTHFEKAIRQSVEYYVRLGDKADVLTWKPTTEPTTAEIDAYITAINFAGATTPAAQLELIAFQKYIHYNIMQADESWAEQRRLKLPALQFREDETSSIRKTPPTRWTYPTSESVYNPDNYNAVKANDNLSTKIFWDVK, from the coding sequence ATGAGAAAATTATTATATATATCGCTAACAACTGCAGCTGTTTTTTTTAGCTCTTGTTCAAAAGACGATTTTGCAGATGCGTATCCAAATCCGTCTACTGTTGAAACAACTACTGTATCTAAACAGTTTGCCGGATTCATGAAGATTAACTTTGAGGATGTAATTCCTTCTTATTGGAATTACTATACCGTTCTAAAATCTACTTCTCTTAGCTATACGCAGGCACATGGATTTATAAACTCATCCGGTCGCTATGTTTCAGGAGCTGCACCAGTTAACAGATGGGATAGATTTTATAAGTTTATGGCTCAATATAGAGAGTTGGAAAAAGTGATGGCTTCTTTGCCTGCTGCTATGCAGACTGAAAACAGAATCTATACCATTACTTCAACTATTTATTTATACGATCATACTCAAAAAATGATTGATAACTATGGAGATATTCCTTTTTCACAAGCAGGTAAAATTAGTTTAACAGGAGGTAATTATGGCGCAGCATTAGCAAAGTATGATAATCAAACAGAACTATATACCTTAATGTTAGATCAATTGAAAGCTTTTTCTGCTGAATTGAATTCGATTACTTTGTCTGCTGGTGTAGCATTAGAATTCAAAAATCAGGATTTGATCAATAAAGGAGACTTGGTAAGCTGGAAAAACTATTGCAATTCTTTGCGCTTAAAATTGTTGAACAGAGTTTCTGCGGTTCCTGCTTTTACTGCAAGAACAAATACTGAAATGGCTGAAATCATTGCAAGTGGACAAATTGTAGATGAAAATTCTGAAAATATTGCTTTCAGGGTTTATACTCAGGATGGTGATTTAGATACTTCAGGTTTTATTAATGCTTTAGAAGATGATTTAAACAATCTTGCTCCAAAACCAATGATTGATCACATGAATGCCAATAATGATCCTCGTAAACCATGGTTGTTTGAAAGAGGATCACGTACAGTAAACAATGTGGTGATAGTAGCTCCAACTTATGAAGGACTGGATCCGACATTGGCATCCGGTGCTCAGACACAACTAATAACTGATGGTAAGATTGCTGTATACAATCGTTCCGTTCTAAGTAGAAATAAATGGTTGCCGGGTACGTTAATAAATGCCCCTGAAATAAACCTGCTTCTTGCAGAATACTATTCAAGAAATGGAAACGCTGCAACAGCAAAAACGCATTTCGAAAAAGCCATCAGACAATCTGTAGAGTATTATGTAAGATTAGGTGATAAAGCAGATGTTTTGACATGGAAACCAACTACAGAACCAACAACGGCTGAAATTGACGCTTATATTACTGCTATAAACTTTGCCGGAGCTACAACACCAGCAGCTCAATTGGAATTAATTGCTTTTCAAAAGTACATTCATTACAACATCATGCAGGCTGATGAATCCTGGGCTGAACAAAGAAGATTAAAACTTCCAGCATTACAATTCCGTGAAGATGAAACAAGCAGTATCAGAAAAACACCGCCAACACGCTGGACATATCCAACTTCAGAGAGTGTATACAATCCGGATAATTATAATGCTGTAAAGGCAAACGATAATCTGAGTACCAAAATATTCTGGGATGTAAAGTAA
- a CDS encoding SusC/RagA family TonB-linked outer membrane protein — protein MNQKVLKLLFLFFLFGVQNLQAQTATVTGTVTDSQGMPIPGVNVNVKGTKTNTSSDFDGKYTIPVPNQSAILIFSYVGSATKEVSVAGLTTVNVVLGADSEQLGEVVVTALGQSKEKKALGYATSVIKSEALVKTGSPTVANALYGKAPGVRITSTPGGAGNININIRGINSITGKNQPLIIMDGVPIRDGAATNNDYWGDQRIRSNGLADINPEDIESISILKGASAAALYGSEAVNGVVLITSKSGKGKKGLGVDFSTSYSNNSIAYLPRFQYERGPGWTNANYSTGYLAPDGFAHYDTNNDGIADTRGVSASTNNFGPWFDGQPIMSWDGVVRPYSAQKDGYKNMFQNSWDGVTNIALSNNTDNSSIRFSYTHNESKGLSMGNMNKKNTLNLNASFKTSEKLKTDVIVSYMNQNVHNRAVGTDRLINNFTGMISPFDNGDWYKAKYRTSLGYKYVTGSNQSLTPDENIIRNGFKADVGDYFWNTNANQQEEITNRLIASVTETYTIYPDLKLRGRASTDLTSINVETKNPVERPLVYGFGTGSFQIDSKDYNILYGDLMLIYNKKINDKFDIGATVGYTASKETGLSLSQFTDGGLSVEGWYDLNSSVNNIKTTNKRDKVVKDAVFGTLTGNYKNYLFLEGTIRRDRTSTMHPDNNAFTYPSVNSSFIVSDAFTLPQVISYAKLRASWGIVGNYAEMYRGNVAFNQTTLGNQGTTTPVLITTSMDKYGNESLKPEMKNEYELGFETKFFGNRLGLDVSYYNAQVKDQILDLTLAPTTGASSIIANVGELSNQGIEIALTVTPVKTASFSWDLTLNWSKNANKVVKLANGAKELLHADYDGSAAQLKSVVGDPMGGIYAHPVKTDANGNKMVDSDGYYMIDGDKWEKYGTAIPKGLGGLLNTFTYKNFTLDVNIDYSYGGYLMPTGINWMTSRGLTEESLNYSTNERGGLTYYMDANGKGVQVPNSATSGPTGQTLYRDGMLMTGVTADGATNTNVISQAGYYNMTYNWGGPQYSSSRYELYIKENNYVKLREVSLTYSLPTNWAAKIGASKLNFSAYGRNLFFIYRSIKDMDPEATTAGSKWSQNINNAGTNPATRSIGCMLRASF, from the coding sequence ATGAATCAAAAAGTATTAAAATTACTGTTTTTGTTTTTCCTGTTCGGGGTTCAAAATCTTCAGGCTCAAACAGCTACAGTAACAGGAACAGTCACTGATTCTCAAGGGATGCCAATTCCAGGAGTGAATGTGAATGTTAAAGGAACTAAAACAAATACATCATCAGACTTTGATGGGAAATATACTATCCCTGTTCCTAATCAATCAGCGATTTTGATATTTTCTTACGTAGGTTCTGCTACAAAAGAAGTTTCTGTAGCAGGGCTGACTACTGTTAATGTAGTTTTAGGAGCAGATAGTGAACAATTAGGAGAGGTTGTTGTAACTGCACTCGGCCAGTCAAAAGAGAAAAAGGCTTTAGGTTATGCTACGAGTGTGATTAAGTCTGAGGCACTGGTTAAGACTGGTTCGCCTACTGTGGCCAATGCTCTGTATGGTAAAGCACCAGGAGTTCGTATCACTTCTACTCCGGGAGGAGCTGGAAATATTAATATCAATATTCGTGGGATTAACTCAATAACAGGTAAAAATCAACCCCTTATCATTATGGATGGTGTGCCAATTCGTGATGGAGCTGCAACAAATAATGATTATTGGGGTGATCAGCGAATTAGAAGTAATGGTCTGGCAGATATAAATCCGGAAGATATTGAGAGTATCTCTATTCTTAAAGGAGCTTCTGCTGCTGCACTATATGGTTCTGAGGCTGTAAACGGGGTGGTATTAATCACATCTAAATCTGGTAAAGGAAAAAAAGGATTAGGTGTAGATTTTAGTACTAGTTACTCAAATAACTCAATAGCGTATTTGCCACGATTTCAATATGAAAGAGGTCCTGGTTGGACAAATGCAAATTATTCTACGGGATATTTAGCTCCTGATGGTTTCGCTCATTATGATACAAATAATGACGGAATTGCTGATACCAGAGGTGTTTCAGCCAGTACTAATAACTTTGGACCATGGTTCGATGGTCAGCCAATTATGTCATGGGATGGAGTTGTTCGCCCTTATTCAGCTCAAAAAGACGGTTACAAAAATATGTTTCAAAATTCATGGGATGGAGTAACAAACATTGCACTTTCCAACAATACGGATAATAGCAGTATTCGTTTTTCTTATACACACAATGAATCGAAAGGGTTGAGTATGGGTAATATGAATAAAAAAAATACCCTTAACCTCAATGCATCGTTCAAGACAAGTGAAAAATTGAAAACAGATGTAATTGTGAGTTATATGAACCAGAATGTTCACAACCGTGCTGTTGGTACAGATCGATTAATCAATAACTTTACTGGTATGATAAGTCCGTTTGATAATGGTGATTGGTATAAAGCTAAATACAGAACGAGTTTAGGATACAAATATGTAACGGGTTCAAATCAAAGTTTGACTCCGGATGAAAATATTATCCGTAATGGTTTCAAGGCAGATGTAGGTGATTATTTCTGGAATACGAATGCAAATCAGCAGGAAGAAATTACAAACCGTTTGATTGCCAGTGTTACTGAAACCTATACTATTTACCCAGATTTGAAGCTGCGTGGTCGTGCTTCTACAGATTTAACTTCGATAAATGTAGAAACTAAAAATCCGGTTGAAAGACCTTTGGTGTACGGATTTGGTACTGGTTCTTTTCAAATAGATTCTAAAGATTATAATATTCTTTATGGAGATTTAATGTTAATTTATAACAAAAAAATTAATGATAAGTTTGACATTGGAGCTACAGTTGGTTATACCGCATCAAAAGAAACGGGTTTGAGTTTGTCACAATTTACAGATGGAGGGTTGAGTGTTGAAGGCTGGTACGATTTGAATTCTTCAGTAAACAATATAAAAACTACCAATAAAAGAGATAAAGTTGTAAAAGACGCTGTATTTGGAACTCTGACCGGAAACTATAAAAACTATTTGTTCCTCGAAGGAACAATAAGAAGGGATCGTACTTCAACGATGCATCCTGATAACAATGCTTTTACTTATCCTTCAGTCAATTCTTCTTTCATAGTATCTGATGCGTTTACATTACCGCAAGTAATCAGTTATGCAAAACTTCGTGCTTCCTGGGGAATTGTGGGTAACTATGCAGAGATGTACAGGGGTAACGTAGCTTTCAACCAAACTACATTAGGAAATCAGGGAACAACTACTCCAGTATTAATTACAACTTCTATGGATAAGTATGGTAATGAAAGTTTAAAACCTGAAATGAAAAACGAATATGAGCTTGGTTTTGAAACTAAATTCTTTGGAAATAGGCTAGGGCTAGATGTCTCTTACTATAATGCACAAGTTAAGGATCAAATTTTAGATTTGACATTGGCGCCTACAACCGGAGCTTCATCAATAATAGCGAATGTTGGAGAATTGAGTAACCAGGGTATTGAAATAGCTTTGACTGTGACTCCGGTAAAAACAGCATCATTCTCTTGGGATCTTACTTTGAACTGGTCTAAAAACGCAAACAAAGTGGTAAAATTAGCTAACGGTGCAAAAGAATTACTACACGCAGATTATGATGGCTCAGCAGCTCAATTAAAATCAGTAGTAGGTGATCCGATGGGAGGTATTTATGCACATCCTGTTAAGACAGACGCTAATGGAAATAAAATGGTTGATTCTGATGGATATTATATGATTGATGGCGATAAATGGGAAAAATATGGTACTGCTATACCAAAAGGTCTGGGAGGCTTATTGAATACATTTACTTATAAAAATTTTACTTTAGATGTTAATATTGATTATTCTTATGGAGGGTATTTAATGCCTACAGGTATTAACTGGATGACTTCTAGAGGATTGACCGAAGAAAGTTTGAACTATAGTACTAATGAGCGTGGCGGTTTAACCTATTATATGGATGCTAATGGTAAAGGGGTTCAGGTTCCTAACAGTGCTACTTCCGGACCAACTGGTCAAACATTATATCGTGATGGTATGCTGATGACTGGTGTTACAGCAGATGGCGCAACAAATACAAATGTAATATCTCAGGCAGGTTACTATAATATGACTTATAACTGGGGAGGCCCTCAATACAGCAGCTCACGTTATGAATTGTATATCAAGGAAAACAACTATGTAAAATTGAGAGAAGTCTCATTAACTTATAGTTTACCAACTAACTGGGCTGCTAAAATTGGTGCTTCTAAATTAAATTTTTCAGCTTACGGACGTAATTTGTTCTTCATCTACAGATCAATTAAAGATATGGATCCTGAAGCCACTACAGCAGGCTCTAAATGGTCTCAAAATATAAACAATGCAGGAACCAACCCGGCTACCAGAAGTATTGGATGTATGTTAAGGGCATCTTTTTAA
- a CDS encoding glycoside hydrolase family 3 N-terminal domain-containing protein: protein MTLEEKVRQMDMYRGDFFKEKEDFAKGKSADKIGKLGIGAIHDLYPRSAKMINDLQTNVIKGNRWGIPALIMCEMLHGYLDEGSTAFPMNIGLGATWDTSVLDKVGKVIGMEARAHGVHFGFGPNLDLGREPRWGRVAETFGEDAFLNSEIGLAFIKGLQGDDLKSDRSIIAEPKHFAVHGIPQAGGNSSPILVGERSAREDHLPSFEKAFRKGGALGTMCAYSELDGIPCAANHWLLTDVLRKEWGFKGLVVSDLGAIKYIQTTHKVADSPKESIREAVSAGVDMQFYDFSNEFWQNTIIELVNEKKLTQENIDRAAGAVLRLKFLLGLFENPFTDKNLIKERFHTKENQAVALEAAQKSMILLKNENNILPLKKDLKNIAVIGPNANASRLGGYSPKNSVGMTVFEGVQQLVGKTANVIYEEGVPLIIKGQAIPSKYLFISDGSQNGLKGEYFNNRNLEGTPALTRIDSQLEFDWPWAPGDGVNVDDFSIRWTGYIQSDKSFDGWLGLSSDDGIRMWVDDQLVIDNWTKGATNIVTTPKNIEAGKKYKVRIEMWEGGWGARAHLRWNLEKVNMQPAIEAAKKADVAIVVLGESNELVEENRDVADLNLHGMQQELIEAIQKTGTPVVCVLLNGRPLSTNWIADNIPAIIEGWFPGENGGRAVADVLFGDYNPAGRLPITVPKSVGQLPIYYNQKPSAIHRYLAESENPLFNFGFGLSYTKFEYSNLTLSSTEIKKDGELKVSVDVKNVGNFDGDEVVQLYINDVYSSVTTPEKTLKGFKRLNIKKGETKTVEFTLTPDELSLWNREMKRVVEPGNFEVMVGGNSIELQKLNFTVIE from the coding sequence ATGACACTTGAAGAAAAAGTGCGTCAGATGGATATGTACAGAGGTGATTTTTTTAAAGAAAAAGAAGATTTTGCTAAAGGTAAATCGGCTGATAAAATTGGGAAATTAGGAATTGGAGCGATTCATGATTTGTATCCGCGTTCAGCGAAAATGATCAATGATTTGCAAACCAATGTAATCAAAGGAAACCGTTGGGGAATTCCAGCATTGATTATGTGTGAAATGCTTCACGGATATTTAGATGAAGGAAGTACCGCTTTTCCAATGAATATTGGGCTTGGGGCAACTTGGGATACTTCTGTTTTAGATAAAGTTGGAAAAGTAATCGGTATGGAAGCCAGAGCGCACGGAGTTCATTTTGGTTTTGGACCAAATTTAGATTTAGGTCGCGAGCCAAGATGGGGGCGTGTTGCTGAAACTTTTGGTGAAGATGCTTTCTTGAACAGCGAAATTGGTTTGGCTTTTATTAAAGGATTGCAGGGAGACGATTTAAAATCAGATCGTTCTATAATCGCTGAGCCAAAACACTTTGCGGTTCACGGTATTCCACAGGCAGGAGGAAATTCTTCGCCCATTTTAGTTGGAGAACGTTCTGCTCGTGAAGATCATTTGCCTTCATTCGAAAAAGCATTTAGAAAAGGTGGTGCTTTAGGAACCATGTGTGCCTATTCGGAGCTAGACGGAATTCCTTGTGCGGCAAATCATTGGTTATTGACGGATGTTTTGAGAAAAGAATGGGGATTTAAAGGGCTTGTAGTTTCAGATTTAGGAGCTATTAAATATATCCAAACTACGCATAAAGTTGCTGATTCTCCCAAAGAAAGTATTAGAGAAGCGGTTTCTGCAGGAGTTGATATGCAGTTTTACGATTTTTCAAATGAATTCTGGCAGAATACGATTATTGAATTAGTTAATGAGAAAAAATTAACTCAGGAAAATATTGATCGTGCAGCTGGAGCAGTTTTACGTTTGAAATTCTTATTAGGATTATTTGAAAATCCGTTTACAGATAAAAACCTGATCAAAGAGCGTTTTCATACGAAAGAAAATCAGGCTGTAGCATTGGAAGCTGCTCAAAAATCGATGATTTTATTAAAGAATGAAAACAATATTCTTCCATTAAAAAAAGACCTTAAAAATATTGCTGTTATCGGACCCAATGCAAATGCTTCAAGACTTGGAGGTTATTCTCCTAAAAACAGTGTTGGAATGACTGTTTTTGAAGGTGTACAGCAATTAGTGGGAAAAACAGCAAATGTTATTTATGAAGAAGGTGTACCGTTGATTATAAAAGGACAGGCTATTCCATCTAAATATTTATTTATTTCAGACGGATCTCAAAATGGATTAAAAGGAGAATATTTTAATAACAGAAATTTAGAAGGAACTCCAGCTTTAACTCGTATTGACAGCCAATTAGAATTTGACTGGCCTTGGGCGCCTGGTGACGGTGTTAATGTGGATGATTTCTCTATTCGCTGGACAGGTTATATCCAATCAGACAAATCATTTGACGGCTGGTTAGGTTTAAGTTCAGATGACGGAATCAGAATGTGGGTTGACGATCAATTGGTTATCGACAACTGGACAAAAGGAGCTACAAATATTGTTACCACTCCAAAAAATATCGAAGCAGGAAAAAAATACAAAGTCCGCATTGAAATGTGGGAAGGAGGCTGGGGAGCCAGAGCTCACTTACGCTGGAACTTAGAAAAAGTAAACATGCAGCCAGCAATCGAAGCTGCTAAAAAAGCCGATGTTGCGATTGTGGTTTTAGGAGAATCAAACGAATTGGTGGAAGAAAACCGAGATGTTGCCGATTTGAATTTACACGGAATGCAGCAGGAATTGATTGAAGCCATTCAAAAAACAGGAACTCCGGTAGTTTGTGTGTTATTAAACGGACGTCCGTTGTCTACAAACTGGATCGCTGATAATATTCCTGCGATTATAGAAGGTTGGTTCCCAGGTGAAAATGGAGGTAGGGCAGTTGCTGATGTTTTATTCGGAGATTACAATCCTGCAGGAAGACTGCCAATTACGGTTCCGAAATCGGTTGGACAGTTACCTATATATTATAACCAAAAACCGTCAGCGATACACAGATATTTGGCAGAGAGCGAAAATCCGTTATTCAATTTCGGTTTTGGATTGAGTTATACAAAGTTTGAATACTCTAATTTGACGCTTAGTTCAACAGAAATCAAAAAAGACGGCGAATTGAAAGTAAGTGTTGATGTGAAAAACGTTGGAAATTTTGATGGAGACGAAGTGGTTCAGCTTTACATTAATGACGTTTACAGCAGTGTTACAACTCCTGAAAAAACATTAAAAGGTTTCAAAAGACTCAACATCAAAAAAGGGGAAACTAAAACTGTTGAATTTACCCTTACACCAGATGAATTATCTCTTTGGAACAGAGAAATGAAACGAGTTGTAGAACCTGGAAATTTTGAAGTGATGGTGGGAGGAAATTCTATAGAATTACAGAAGCTGAATTTTACTGTTATAGAGTAA